From the Phyllopteryx taeniolatus isolate TA_2022b chromosome 16, UOR_Ptae_1.2, whole genome shotgun sequence genome, one window contains:
- the stat3 gene encoding signal transducer and activator of transcription 3 isoform X1, protein MAQWNQLQQLETRYLEQLYHLYSDSFPMELRQFLAPWIESQDWTFAANKESHATLVFHNLLGEIDQQYSRFLQENNVLYQHNLRRIKQHLQSKYLEKPMDIARIVARCLWEEQRLLQTATAAAQDGQAAHPTGTVVTEKQQILEHNLQDIRKRVQDMEQKMKMLENLQDDFDFNYKTLKSQGELNQDLNGNSQAAATRQKMAQLEQMLSTLDQLRRQIVTEMGGLLTAMDYVQKNLTDEELADWKRRQQIACIGGPPNICLDRLETWITSLAESQLQIRQQIKKLEELQQKVSYKGDPIVQHRPALEEKIVDLFRNLMKSAFVVERQPCMPMHPDRPLVIKTGVQFTNKVRLLVKFPELNYQLKIKVCIDKESGDVAAIRGSRKFNILGTNTKVMNMEESNNGSLSAEFKHLTLREQRCGNGGRTNSDASLIVTEELHLITFETEVYHQGLKIDLETHSLPVVVISNICQMPNAWASILWYNMLTDQPKNVNFFTKPPVGTWDQVAEVLSWQFSSTTKRGLTIEQLTTLAEKLLGPSVNYSGCQFTWAKFCKENMAGKGFSFWVWLDNIIDLVKKYILALWNEGYIMGFISKERERGILSPKPPGTFLLRFSESSKEGGITFTWVEKDINGKTQIQSVEPYTKQQLNNMSFADIIMGYKIMDATNILVSPLVYLYPEIPKEEAFGKYCRPEAAPEPELGDSTSITQPYLKTKFICVTPCPSVFMDFPDSELLGNGFPGTNSGNTSDLFSLSLSPRTLDSLMPNDAEGNPGHMESLTLDMDVASPMHVNTSNLV, encoded by the exons ATGGCCCAGTGGAACCAGTTGCAGCAGCTGGAGACCAGGTATCTGGAGCAGCTCTACCACCTGTACAGCGACAGCTTTCCCATGGAGCTGCGGCAGTTCCTCGCACCGTGGATTGAAAGTCAGGACTG GACTTTCGCCGCCAACAAGGAGTCTCACGCCACGCTGGTGTTCCACAATCTCCTGGGCGAGATAGACCAGCAGTATAGCCGCTTCCTGCAGGAGAACAACGTCCTCTACCAGCACAACCTGCGGCGGATCAAGCAGCACCTGCAGAGCAAGTACCTGGAGAAGCCCATGGACATCGCCCGCATCGTCGCCCGCTGCTTGTGGGAGGAGCAACGACTGCTGCAGACGGCCACCGCTGCTGCGCAG GACGGACAGGCCGCACACCCCACAGGGACGGTGGTGACGGAAAAGCAGCAAATCCTGGAACACAATCTTCAAGACATCCGGAAACGAGTGCAG GACatggaacagaagatgaagatgCTGGAGAATCTTCAGGACGACTTTGATTTCAACTACAAGACACTGAAAAGCCAAGGAG AGTTGAACCAGGACCTGAACGGGAATAGCCAGGCGGCAGCTACCAGGCAGAAAATGGCTCAGCTGGAGCAGATGTTGAGTACCCTGGACCAGCTCAGGCGG CAAATTGTGACAGAGATGGGAGGCTTGCTGACCGCAATGGACTACGTACAGAAGAATCTGACAGACGAAGAACTGGCCGACTGGAAGCGACGACAACAAATCGCCTGCATCGGAGGTCCGCCTAACATCTGCCTGGACCGCCTCGAAACATG GATCACGTCCTTGGCCGAGTCCCAGCTCCAGATTCGGCAGCAGATCAAGAAGCTGGAGGAGCTTCAACAGAAAGTGTCCTATAAGGGAGATCCCATCGTCCAGCACCGGCCCGCCCTCGAGGAGAAGATCGTGGACTTGTTCAGAAATCTCATGAAGAG TGCGTTTGTGGTGGAAAGACAGCCTTGCATGCCCATGCACCCAGACAGACCACTGGTCATCAAAACAGGTGTGCAGTTCACAAACAAAGTCAG GCTTCTTGTGAAGTTCCCTGAACTCAATTACCAGCTGAAAATTAAAGTTTGCATTGACAa gGAGTCTGGGGACGTGGCTGCAATCAGAGG GTCCAGAAAGTTCAACATCCTCGGCACCAACACCAAAGTCATGAATATGGAGGAGTCGAACAACGGCAGCCTGTCAGCTGAGTTCAAACACTTG accctgagagagcagcggtGCGGCAACGGTGGACGCACCAACAGTGAC GCGTCTCTTATCGTCACAGAGGAGCTCCATCTGATCACCTTTGAGACGGAAGTCTATCACCAAGGCCTGAAGATTGATCTGGAG ACGCATTCGCTGCCCGTGGTGGTCATATCAAACATCTGCCAGATGCCAAACGCCTGGGCGTCCATCTTATGGTACAACATGCTCACTGACCAGCCAAAG AATGTGAACTTCTTCACCAAGCCACCGGTGGGGACGTGGGACCAGGTGGCCGAAGTGCTCAGCTGGCAATTCTCATCCACCACGAAGAGAGGCCTGACCATTGAGCAGCTGACCACACTGGCCGAGAAACTGCTAG GGCCATCTGTCAACTACTCCGGCTGTCAGTTTACATGGGCGAAGTTCTGTAAG GAGAACATGGCCGGCAAAGGCTTTTCTTTCTGGGTGTGGCTGGACAACATCATCGACCTGGTCAAGAAATACATCTTGGCGCTGTGGAATGAGGG GTACATCATGGGCTTCATcagcaaagagagagagaggggcatTCTCAGCCCCAAACCGCCGGGCACGTTCCTGCTGCGCTTCAGCGAGAGCAGCAAGGAAGGCGGCATCACGTTCACGTGGGTCGAGAAAGACATCAACG GCAAGACTCAGATCCAGTCAGTGGAGCCCTAcaccaagcagcagctcaacaACATGTCCTTCGCCGACATCATCATGGGCTACAAAATCATGGACGCCACCAACATCCTGGTTTCGCCCCTCGTGTACCTCTACCCTGAAATTCCCAAGGAGGAAGCCTTCGGGAAGTACTGCAGGCCGGAGGCGGCTCCCGAACCCGAGTTGGGAGACTCCACGAGCA TTACTCAGCCGTACTTGAAGACCAAGTTTATTTGCGTTACCCC GTGTCCCTCCGTGTTCATGGACTTTCCGGACAGTGAGCTGCTTGGGAACGGATTCCCGGG CACAAACTCTGGCAATACCAGCGACCTTTTCTCACTCTCGCTTTCCCCTCGCACCTTGGACTCGCTGATGCCCAACGACGCGGAGGGTAATCCAGGACATATGG AATCTCTGACTCTGGATATGGATGTTGCTTCGCCCATGCACGTGAATACCTCCAACTTGGTTTGA
- the stat3 gene encoding signal transducer and activator of transcription 3 isoform X2: MAQWNQLQQLETRYLEQLYHLYSDSFPMELRQFLAPWIESQDWTFAANKESHATLVFHNLLGEIDQQYSRFLQENNVLYQHNLRRIKQHLQSKYLEKPMDIARIVARCLWEEQRLLQTATAAAQDGQAAHPTGTVVTEKQQILEHNLQDIRKRVQDMEQKMKMLENLQDDFDFNYKTLKSQGELNQDLNGNSQAAATRQKMAQLEQMLSTLDQLRRQIVTEMGGLLTAMDYVQKNLTDEELADWKRRQQIACIGGPPNICLDRLETWITSLAESQLQIRQQIKKLEELQQKVSYKGDPIVQHRPALEEKIVDLFRNLMKSAFVVERQPCMPMHPDRPLVIKTGVQFTNKVRLLVKFPELNYQLKIKVCIDKESGDVAAIRGSRKFNILGTNTKVMNMEESNNGSLSAEFKHLTLREQRCGNGGRTNSDASLIVTEELHLITFETEVYHQGLKIDLETHSLPVVVISNICQMPNAWASILWYNMLTDQPKNVNFFTKPPVGTWDQVAEVLSWQFSSTTKRGLTIEQLTTLAEKLLGPSVNYSGCQFTWAKFCKENMAGKGFSFWVWLDNIIDLVKKYILALWNEGYIMGFISKERERGILSPKPPGTFLLRFSESSKEGGITFTWVEKDINGKTQIQSVEPYTKQQLNNMSFADIIMGYKIMDATNILVSPLVYLYPEIPKEEAFGKYCRPEAAPEPELGDSTSITQPYLKTKFICVTPTNSGNTSDLFSLSLSPRTLDSLMPNDAEGNPGHMESLTLDMDVASPMHVNTSNLV; the protein is encoded by the exons ATGGCCCAGTGGAACCAGTTGCAGCAGCTGGAGACCAGGTATCTGGAGCAGCTCTACCACCTGTACAGCGACAGCTTTCCCATGGAGCTGCGGCAGTTCCTCGCACCGTGGATTGAAAGTCAGGACTG GACTTTCGCCGCCAACAAGGAGTCTCACGCCACGCTGGTGTTCCACAATCTCCTGGGCGAGATAGACCAGCAGTATAGCCGCTTCCTGCAGGAGAACAACGTCCTCTACCAGCACAACCTGCGGCGGATCAAGCAGCACCTGCAGAGCAAGTACCTGGAGAAGCCCATGGACATCGCCCGCATCGTCGCCCGCTGCTTGTGGGAGGAGCAACGACTGCTGCAGACGGCCACCGCTGCTGCGCAG GACGGACAGGCCGCACACCCCACAGGGACGGTGGTGACGGAAAAGCAGCAAATCCTGGAACACAATCTTCAAGACATCCGGAAACGAGTGCAG GACatggaacagaagatgaagatgCTGGAGAATCTTCAGGACGACTTTGATTTCAACTACAAGACACTGAAAAGCCAAGGAG AGTTGAACCAGGACCTGAACGGGAATAGCCAGGCGGCAGCTACCAGGCAGAAAATGGCTCAGCTGGAGCAGATGTTGAGTACCCTGGACCAGCTCAGGCGG CAAATTGTGACAGAGATGGGAGGCTTGCTGACCGCAATGGACTACGTACAGAAGAATCTGACAGACGAAGAACTGGCCGACTGGAAGCGACGACAACAAATCGCCTGCATCGGAGGTCCGCCTAACATCTGCCTGGACCGCCTCGAAACATG GATCACGTCCTTGGCCGAGTCCCAGCTCCAGATTCGGCAGCAGATCAAGAAGCTGGAGGAGCTTCAACAGAAAGTGTCCTATAAGGGAGATCCCATCGTCCAGCACCGGCCCGCCCTCGAGGAGAAGATCGTGGACTTGTTCAGAAATCTCATGAAGAG TGCGTTTGTGGTGGAAAGACAGCCTTGCATGCCCATGCACCCAGACAGACCACTGGTCATCAAAACAGGTGTGCAGTTCACAAACAAAGTCAG GCTTCTTGTGAAGTTCCCTGAACTCAATTACCAGCTGAAAATTAAAGTTTGCATTGACAa gGAGTCTGGGGACGTGGCTGCAATCAGAGG GTCCAGAAAGTTCAACATCCTCGGCACCAACACCAAAGTCATGAATATGGAGGAGTCGAACAACGGCAGCCTGTCAGCTGAGTTCAAACACTTG accctgagagagcagcggtGCGGCAACGGTGGACGCACCAACAGTGAC GCGTCTCTTATCGTCACAGAGGAGCTCCATCTGATCACCTTTGAGACGGAAGTCTATCACCAAGGCCTGAAGATTGATCTGGAG ACGCATTCGCTGCCCGTGGTGGTCATATCAAACATCTGCCAGATGCCAAACGCCTGGGCGTCCATCTTATGGTACAACATGCTCACTGACCAGCCAAAG AATGTGAACTTCTTCACCAAGCCACCGGTGGGGACGTGGGACCAGGTGGCCGAAGTGCTCAGCTGGCAATTCTCATCCACCACGAAGAGAGGCCTGACCATTGAGCAGCTGACCACACTGGCCGAGAAACTGCTAG GGCCATCTGTCAACTACTCCGGCTGTCAGTTTACATGGGCGAAGTTCTGTAAG GAGAACATGGCCGGCAAAGGCTTTTCTTTCTGGGTGTGGCTGGACAACATCATCGACCTGGTCAAGAAATACATCTTGGCGCTGTGGAATGAGGG GTACATCATGGGCTTCATcagcaaagagagagagaggggcatTCTCAGCCCCAAACCGCCGGGCACGTTCCTGCTGCGCTTCAGCGAGAGCAGCAAGGAAGGCGGCATCACGTTCACGTGGGTCGAGAAAGACATCAACG GCAAGACTCAGATCCAGTCAGTGGAGCCCTAcaccaagcagcagctcaacaACATGTCCTTCGCCGACATCATCATGGGCTACAAAATCATGGACGCCACCAACATCCTGGTTTCGCCCCTCGTGTACCTCTACCCTGAAATTCCCAAGGAGGAAGCCTTCGGGAAGTACTGCAGGCCGGAGGCGGCTCCCGAACCCGAGTTGGGAGACTCCACGAGCA TTACTCAGCCGTACTTGAAGACCAAGTTTATTTGCGTTACCCC CACAAACTCTGGCAATACCAGCGACCTTTTCTCACTCTCGCTTTCCCCTCGCACCTTGGACTCGCTGATGCCCAACGACGCGGAGGGTAATCCAGGACATATGG AATCTCTGACTCTGGATATGGATGTTGCTTCGCCCATGCACGTGAATACCTCCAACTTGGTTTGA
- the cavin1a gene encoding caveolae-associated protein 1, which translates to MADTGVQKEHGALVEVPCDDDDVALVGAAAEPAVDGGNPAEEVKSEAQMNGVLVLALLDKIIGVVDQIQQTQAGLEGRQEAMEKSVSTIQGELSKLSKSHLSTSTTVNKMLDKVRKVSVNIKTVRSNLEKQAGQIKKLESNESELLKRRNFKVLIYQDQMKAAKTAKPAEAVAEDGTMEGLQQIPEEGGDGEGQPANLNSDEEVEIEEIVEESRTKRLQRSTKRQVDSIKKAFSKEKMEKTKLKTKENLEKTRQRTRENLEKTRQKTRDNLEKTKHSLEKKMSKLGTRMTPNMERRVKMKTSKEKVKKSLTPDHTVYARSKTSVYRVPPFTFYVKKIREGAEEVAVVDHSEIAEATEAGGLPEGEENGLGVHVDVEEGELVSVDSPEMEAMLKDPQLVRVEADHLEKTQRD; encoded by the exons ATGGCGGATACAGGGGTCCAGAAGGAGCACGGCGCTCTGGTAGAGGTGCCCTGCGATGACGACGACGTCGCCCTGGTGGGTGCCGCCGCGGAGCCTGCGGTGGACGGCGGCAACCCCGCCGAGGAGGTCAAGAGCGAAGCCCAGATGAACGGCGTCCTGGTCCTGGCCCTGCTTGACAAGATCATCGGCGTGGTGGACCAGATCCAGCAGACCCAGGCTGGGCTGGAGGGCCGGCAGGAGGCCATGGAGAAGTCGGTGTCCACCATCCAGGGGGAGCTGTCCAAGCTGTCCAAGAGCCACCTGAGCACATCCACCACCGTCAACAAGATGCTGGACAAGGTCCGCAAAGTCAGCGTCAACATCAAGACGGTTCGCAGCAACCTGGAGAAGCAGGCGGGCCAAATCAAGAAGCTGGAGAGCAACGAGAGCGAGCTGCTCAAAAGGCGCAACTTCAAAGTCCTCATCTACCAG GACCAAATGAAGGCCGCAAAGACAGCCAAGCCAGCAGAGGCAGTTGCTGAGGATGGGACGATGGAGGGTCTCCAGCAGATACCCGAAGAGGGCGGTGATGGCGAGGGCCAGCCGGCCAACCTCAACTCGGATGAGGAGGTGGAGATCGAGGAGATCGTGGAGGAGTCCCGAACCAAGCGCCTGCAGCGATCCACCAAGAGGCAAGTGGACAGCATCAAGAAGGCCTTCTCCAAAGAGAAGATGGAGAAGACCAAGCTGAAGACCAAGGAGAACCTGGAAAAGACCAGGCAGAGGACCCGCGAGAACTTGGAGAAGACCAGGCAGAAAACCCGCGACAACCTGGAGAAGACCAAGCACAGCCTCGAGAAGAAGATGAGCAAACTGGGCACCCGCATGACCCCGAACATGGAACGCCGGGTCAAGATGAAGACCTCCAAGGAGAAGGTGAAGAAGTCCCTCACGCCCGATCACACCGTCTACGCCCGCTCTAAGACCAGCGTTTACCGCGTGCCCCCTTTCACCTTCTACGTCAAGAAGATACGCGAGGGCGCCGAGGAGGTGGCAGTGGTGGACCACTCCGAGATAGCCGAGGCGACGGAGGCGGGGGGCCTGCCCGAGGGCGAGGAGAACGGGCTGGGCGTGCACGTGGATGTGGAGGAGGGGGAGCTGGTAAGCGTAGACAGCCCGGAGATGGAGGCAATGCTGAAGGACCCTCAGCTGGTCAGGGTGGAGGCGGACCACCTCGAGAAGACCCAGCGTGACTAG